The genome window TGACCCCACTAAATTCAGTGTGATGTTATGTTCAAAGAAATGGGTGTTAAGGTTGCAGTCTCTGTTCGCTATTgttgcttttcttctgctttgaaGCACTTAAAAAATCACACCGCTGACTCATCAAGCCCAAATTGTCTTGTTGCTTAGTTTAACTGTATACCTCATTGTTAAAACACTGAGCCAGGTTTTGGGACTTCCTCGCTTTGCTTTCCTACCTGTCTCCTCCCcctcaaatatttttttaccgTCTAGTCTTATAaggagttctggagaacttgaaagccTGGTTTTAATAAAGGTAGTCCTGCCTGGGGATTTTGGATTTAACATCATAAGGATAGAGCTGAAAATAATATTGAACGTAAGCTAGTCTACCCCCTGCAGAAATCTGGGGACTGTAGCATGGCTCCCCCGACATCTGATAGCTAGCTGTCTAGCCTCTTGCTTAAATAATTCCAGCTTAAATAACCCGCCATGTTCCAGACCAGTCTTGGCCACAATTCCCACTACGAGGTTTCTTTGACTGCTTAACCAAAATCAGCTTCCTTGCCATTTCCAACCGTAAATTCACGCTCTGCCCCCATAATCTATCTTGCAAGGCATATGCCCGGATAGCTCACGCTAGCCTCCCAGGTTCCCCTTCAGCAATAAACATGTGAGAACCATGTATGCCACGTTCTCCTCATGCAGCGGCCCCTGCTTTCCCTTGTACATACCTGTAGCAGCTTCATGTTGTCTCCTGGGCTGTGAGGGAGAATGATGTTCCTACTCCTCCCAGATGTCTTCTTTTATGTgcatcctcctccctccctttacACAACAGTCAGGCACCTCAAGGACAAACaaagtgaggtgtgtgtgtgtcatatcgGATGGCCAAGCAGGCTACCGCTTCAAAGGATTCTATTCACTGCTCTCGCTGGAAACGCTGGTTTCCATTCCTACCCTTAGGATAAATTTTGTTCCACTTCCTCCAGAGCTGGGAATCTTGAAGGGCCAGGGCAGTGTTACATTGGTCCTTCATTATGTTCAGATGCCAACACTTCTCCACAGAAGTCAAAACAGCCTACAGTACATGCCTTATCATTTGCCTTGTAAAGTATTTCACAATCACATCAGCTCCAGAAGGCAGATCCCATCTGAGGGACTGACCCCCCAAATCATCCAGTCAAAGGGTGgcgaatgtgtggccctccaaatgtggttggactacagctcccattatccttcaCCATTGGATGTGCTGGCTAttgatgatgggagctgcaatccaattGTGTCATGACAGTTATACAAACATCAGCCTGGTCCAAATTTGTGATTAAATGGGGAAATGAAGCCCAACCCAAGCAGCTATCTCATAACACTATGTCCCTTCCATCTGAAAGGAATTCCTCGATAGCAGTGGAGCCTTGTTTTCAAACTCAAGGCTTCCTAGGGGAAAGTATTGTTTGCCCTAAAATACCTTCCTCTTCATCCAAAATGAAGGAATCGGAATCCTTTTCACTGAAAAGCCaaggcactctgcacaggctcatgGACATTCTTCCCTTCATTCTTGCTTGAGGTGCTCAAGGGCATCGCTGCCTTAAAGCCTGTTCTAAGCCTAAAATATGGATTAATCCATAGGTGGGAGAAGGAAGCTCAGATGTGAAGGTTTTTCTGCATTTCCAGATCCGCAGGCAGCTTCCTTGTTTGGCTGTAGCATCAAATGAAATAGCAAAAGATTTTCCATAGACCTTGGGTCCTCCACTTCTCATCCAAGGTCGCTGGATGTGAGCTTACGGCAGGTGTGTTGCTAGGCGAGAAATCCGCTGCCACCTTTGTTACATCCCACCTGGGTTGCTGTCTGGATGCTGTTCGTTGACACTGGACTGGGCCCGACCGGGGAAGCTCAGAAAGGCACCAGGTGATCTCGCCATGAAATTGACCGATACATGGCTTCATTCAGTGCACTGATGAGTGGCTCTTCTCATCTCACTACTATGGGTGAGGTATTTTCCTCACTCACTTTGCACTTGCATTGCCCTGGGACAGTAAACCCAGATGAaatgctgtgtgtgtgtcttctcctGCAACAAGGGTGGAGAAACTGGATTATGcacacccacatgcatgcatggacGCACGAGAACGCATGCACCAACCAGTACTGAAATATGCCCGTTAGCCTTAGCATGTTTCTTTCCCCCTTAACAGTGCATCTTGTATttaatgtgctttatttttgtgaTCAGTCACTAGAAGGTAAATATATTCATATGTCTGAATGCTGAGGAGTCTGTCTCTGAGGAAAACCTGTTGTGGGAAGGCCAGTGTGTTAATTTTCCCCTGATGTCTCATTTGACCACATTAGGGAAGATTAATCCATGGATAgtctatattttgttgcttctaaatttgttttcctaactttttaaaatataatattattctttaatatttgagataatttacttttttagcttttaatattgtgttttcaaTTACGTAAGCTGTCGTGTGTCTGACACAGAATTATCAGTATGTTGTCATCAAAGTCAATGTGGATGTGAACCGAGATCTCCCAAATCCCAGCTCTGcattaaccactgcaccacactctCTCTCCAGTCAATCAAATTCTCTTGCTTTATTGTGATCCATCTATCTGTAGTTCCAACAATGCAAGCACCTTCCATTTTACAGATAGAAATCCAAACACACATTGTGCACCGCGGTGTTTCTTATACTCCTTAAGACCTCGATAGGATGACTCTGACCGAATTCAACTCTTGTATCTCCATTTGTGATTTTCTACTGCTTACTAAATTCATTCTTGCAGATTACTTCTATCTGAATTCACTCATAAGCAATCCCCAATGAGTTCAATGGGCCTTGCTTTCAGATAAATGTACCAGGCTTGCAATCTTCTTGGTCTGACCTGTCTATACAGTCCTGAAGCTAAAACTGCAAATAACAAGACCAGAGAAGGTTTCTAACTAGAGTCAATATCCAGTTTGTTTTTACCGTGCATGCAATGTTCGGCTGAGCATGTGACTACACTTTCCCACAGTTTGTGCGAGATTCAAAGTGACCCCTGCTCAAGCAGAAGCCATAGTGCTTTGAATGGGCTGCTCTCCAACTTGTGCAGTTATATGCTAGAGACACACTAGTGCATGTGGAGCATTATGCTGGAATAGTAGTTGCATTCCACATTTGTTAGCAGGATGCTGGCCCAGATACTGTTGAATCTGGCATAGGTTCTTGCAGGGCAAAATCCAAAATACTGTATGCCTTTTTCTAAATGCCTCTAAACCTGGGATCAGCAACTTCAACtactccagatgctgttggactgtaactcccatttCCTTTAGCCACCAGAGAtcgtgggagctgcagtccaggaacatgaGTCCCtctgtattcagcactggttaggcctcaactagagtactgtgtccattttttgacaccgcactttaagaaggatgccaacaaattggagcaagttcagaggagggcaacaaggatgatcaggagactggaaaccaagccctatgaggaaaaaccaaaagaaatgggtatgtttaaccttgagaaaagaagacagagtagAGATCTATAgcactttttcaaatatttgaaaggtagtcatacagaggaggggcaggatctgttctcagtcacccaGAGTATACGACAcagaataatgggctcaaactacaggaagccaaatgTAGGTTGAATATTAGGCAAAggtctaactgttagagcagtatgacaatggaaccagttacctcaagagttggtgagtgctccaacactggaggcattcaagaaaaacttagataatcacctgacagatctgctttgatttggattcctgcatcgagcaaggggttggacttgacggctTTATAGActccttctaactcaattattctgtaattctatgactcctgccccccccaattGCCCACCCCATTGGAAAGATCAGATTGTAGACAGAGGGGAGGTCAGTTCAGCAAAATGAACACCAAGGCAAATAAAGATAAATAACTGCAGCTCTGTTTTCCTTGAGTGGGTGAAAGGAATAAACCAAAATGCTTGTTGAATGGTTGTGCTGGGTCCGTCATACTGGCTTGGGTTTCCCACTTCCATAGCACTTGTACTCTGTCTCATACATGTGCGGGATGCACATGATCTCTACCACAGGCACCCGATAGGAGGCGGTGGGTGGCTGTTCCACAGGGCAAAAGCGGTCCCAGGTGCGCTTGTGATCATGCGGAGGCTGGTAGGATTCTTTACTCAAAGGAAGAAGCCCGTGATGGGGAACCGCGGCTGCAATTGGGGCAAGGCGAGGCACTCGGGTGGCAAGAGGAAACTGAATGAAGTCCCGCATTGGCCCAGGCTCACGGATCAGAGGGTAGGAATCCTGGCCCTGGAGGTTCTCCTTTAATCCAGGCCCCCAGACATAGCCCTGTCGTTCCTTCctatggagaaagagaaagagcagggCTAGAAGCAGTTTTCTTGGCTTCTATAGAAAGGACCAAAATAATATCTTGGAAAAGCCTGGTTCACCCCCTGTCTTGCCCTCTGAAGCTAGACCAGGCTGCCTAGCTAGTTTGGAcagtcgtggggggggggagagagaagggtgcACCAATTAAATTTAGTGCCCTGGGGCACAGTCCCAATTGCCCCACCCTTGTGACAGCCCTGTGTACTGGAGAGGGCAAGAGAAAAGATGCTGGAAGCCAAGCTTCAGTGGGGAGACGGCCTGCAGGTGACAAACAGGTTCGCCTTGAAGGCCAAACCACAGAGTTCTCTTCAGGAAATAAGAAGAGTCCAGTGGGATCAAACCCACTGGCCTATCTAGACCAGCACTCTATTTGCCAAGAGGGACCCGAGGGCAATACTCTcctgcagcatttaaaaaaaaacaacgtgAATGTACAAAAAAAGGTGCAATTGAAAAGCTGACGGATGTGCCCtgggaaaaatggggaaatattaaaCTTAGGTTCTGCATTGGGGTAAAGACTGATGCTGACTGCGTGTATGTGCAGAAACCCTTGCAGAAGATTTAAAAGCATTTAAGAGTTCTTGTGaaccaaggatgttggcaagtcttcaggCCTGaatcccaagcctcaagtctgagtTTTGAGGGTTTGCCCAGGCTTGAActcgggacttggacccaaagactagGACTGAGCATGCACTGCCCAGTGGATAGGCCGGCCCATGGGCAGAGGCAGCTGGACGACCTCCCTTCCCAGAACCAGCCCCTGCCTCTACACATGGGCCGGCCTGTCCGCCAAGCAGTGGCAGGttgggctcctggaagggaagccaggtctgctgcctctgaagatggatGGAGGTGGCGGCAGGGAGGGAGGCCCATCCTTTAAGGACTTGAAATgtgactcagaaaaatggtccaaATCCTCATCCCTGTTGTgaagcaagggggaaaaattgttttttaatctaCTTTGAGGAGGGGGGGGTTGGTGTGAAATGAAATGAGTTAGAGCATAACAAAAACGCTACTTACTGAGTGAAGGGCCGGAAATCTTGGCTAGTGATAGACAGATATGGCTCATTGAGCCGCAGAACCGCCTTGTCACGGATGTAGAAGGGTCTCCCTTCCAGGGCTTCATTGCGTGTGCTGGCCACCATGGACTGcaacaggaaaaggagaaaaggctAATGCGGCAAGAGGAGGCCTTCTCCCTCTTAGCCAACCCTCTTCAGTTACAGAAGAAAGAGCCAAGAAGACAGCCCATTCCAACCAGGCCTGGCATGCCCATGCAGCGCCCTTGGGTACGTGGCAAGGCTTCAGCCCCCTGGCGCTTACTTTGTCCTCCTCCGCCCACTCTAGTGTGGGGgctgctgttttaatttctcaAAACACCCTGCCAGCTTGCCGATGGATCTTAAGTGTTATACACCATCCAGCTGGCAATGCACTCAGGACAATTTACAAACAATGCTTGTTGGTTGGTTTAATTGCACATTTTGcaacaaaaagaaatgaatgagCTGAAACAGAATGAAGCTGTGAACATATTCAAATGTGAAGACATTAACGTCATGATAAGAGCTAGCAATTAAAACCTAAAAGGCAAAACCAACAATAAAAATTCAGGATTGAATACCTGTTGGAAAAGGGAAGTCTTAGTCTGGTGTCTACCAATTATTGCCAAAGATGCCAGCTTGGGAGCTGGCCTTTGACAGATTAGAGCCCACTGCTACAGTAAGAAGGCTCTTTTCAGTAGCAGTGCTACAGTAGTATCATTGTGGGGAATATAGGCAACAGTTTCCTGTTACTTCTCCCAAATAAGCCTACCAAGTTTTTGGAGCAAGTCCTGATTTTAGCTGATTTATCTCGTGTCTCAAACATGTACACATATAGATGGAATGTCGATCTCTAGATTTGTCTCCTCTTTGtattttagaatgtgtttttatcatttttatgaTTTGTACTTTCTGTACACCATCCAGAGTAGCAATTTGGTAAACAGAgggtataaaaattgaatgattgattgattgaatgaatgaatgaatatggaaTACCATGAACATTGGGAGAAAAAAGTCATATTCCATATGAAAAATGTCATATTCCAATATATGTAAGTTGTGTTTCCAGCTGAAACATCCTTAATTTAGGGATATAGGCTGGAATACAGAAACCTGTGTAAagcatgaggggaaaaaagaagtggTGCTGGGTTATCTCCACCGCCATCCTAGATACCTTGGACGCGCCTTCTGTGTGATGAGCAGCCAATGCGAATGGCTGAGGTCCAGCGTGAAAGGTGGCCTCCTGTGGCTGGTTGGGCCAGCCGGGGTAGCGTTCTCTCATCTCACTCTTCTGGTTGCCTGTGGTAAGTGGGAACCTCCATTCTCTCAGCTTCAgctattaggaagaaaaacagctTGGAGAGTTGAGGACAGATtctggggaaaggggtggggaatCCTTCCTGAATGGTAAAGCCCTCGTTGCTGTGTAGAGCCTAAGAAGTGTTCTTGAATATTCTTGAAGGTAGAGCAGGTGTCTTTCAAACCAAGCTCTGCTTAGCAGGTCACTCGGTTCCCCAAATGACGACGACAAACCAAGTAGATCCCATAAGCCTGAGA of Pogona vitticeps strain Pit_001003342236 chromosome 6, PviZW2.1, whole genome shotgun sequence contains these proteins:
- the SAXO3 gene encoding stabilizer of axonemal microtubules 3, encoding MARTPFPVFPLGWKVDSATLVPAQPRRQDWRLTSSGVGLNYSPPLPFPPPYARSTIHEPLPPGSEKGCRDEVIPCLATTSQLAYGPKTHGGPLAHPRYAVAAAHWDVHYIKDLKEKLKLREWRFPLTTGNQKSEMRERYPGWPNQPQEATFHAGPQPFALAAHHTEGASKSMVASTRNEALEGRPFYIRDKAVLRLNEPYLSITSQDFRPFTQKERQGYVWGPGLKENLQGQDSYPLIREPGPMRDFIQFPLATRVPRLAPIAAAVPHHGLLPLSKESYQPPHDHKRTWDRFCPVEQPPTASYRVPVVEIMCIPHMYETEYKCYGSGKPKPV